One Pleuronectes platessa chromosome 9, fPlePla1.1, whole genome shotgun sequence genomic region harbors:
- the prrc2c gene encoding protein PRRC2C encodes MSEKSGQSTKAKDGKTKYATLNLFNTYKGKSLETQKTAVAARHGLQSLGKVASSRRMPPPANLPSLKAENKGNDPNVNIVPKDGSGWASRNEAEGERQQDTPPPQIKPVVVPPPELPVVGSRSWANSKQTQLDGAPRVSSQFQHEFPSLQAAGEAEKGDSQEEEPYGPGPSLRPQNVGSWREGGGRNLTTAPSPPEMDNRVPEEGSTSLDTTTPPVEADDPGRDVTADSQREKLPPTGPPQPKLNGGQQPPAGVPTQFDPAFRSMMPPYMFHAYPQLSASTGQANVRYPVPQDGAKSLRGARSARPQQAPTQAWRLDPDRPAIISASELKELDILDADTDEGWAGAQMEVDYTEKLNFSDDEENQAAKEKGENWGLMGKVERIRPRPKEGHEGSEDRGGNKTSRADNVDPRAPSPGSMGQYSKSTASQDYQGGSRSVSGAAPRGNKPQTASAPGPDEDPEAWRQKRKKPSEVSEAVERARRRRDEEERRMDEQRLAACAEKLKRLNEKHRQATEGKSSPAQSTTDEAEAAPEIAPLSAPAPEPSPVPSVPVSQSEEPMQAPLPEQVDQDMERIEPECEKVEPSAEEEVHLPPQLSPPVQRPVVVAPEPESEGESSLAEVGPLMEEDQDDRTTVPIQDYFNIEDNRVDEPHLSLPHMDTPSCDDVSVAPPQLEGEAAAAMRPSLTSGYSKQFQKSLPPRFLRQQEQMKQQQWQQQQSGGSVSPSGGGAVPTTQQQQQQRSMYQPMGPHHQHLASMGFDPRWLMMQSYMDPRMMSGRPPMDIPTNIHPGRLPPKQIVRREPGDNSSSSSDSFDHLTRPIRDHGLASDSRMVWGSDPYPQSEPLPSVTPPKGRNDTNEQRIDSSLDLDRALPAIFPQEHSALDSRKSNFFRDPTESLSTFTQVSEDLSGPLDLPVVSAFDSEEPGLPSGEEVEALGQAMLQRSVSQGSSNSLKLDEPRFDGLPVGTKSLEPQDTGERAEDKPQNELYSQATVTNHRATPPADGLHKQEKLPLPLPSKQKAELRWGGRSGAGRREGPGGERPLRRSGPIKKPVLRDMKEEREQREEREKRHERGERGERGERGERSKKDQSSKAPTAAAVLSEGCRPQSEAKRESTELEETSTGLQRVRDSQPSSGPPTSSSQEDKADKPPSNDKHPEPKLPSRKESNLPPRAYRREDRERERDRDRVRDMVRDRDMVRDRDMVRDRDMVRDRDRDMDKDIDKDRDREWPADSNFKGRGRGEYYARGRSYRGTYSGRNRGGRGRSRAEYPYREPRSRSDLPAVGGAAAFRNREESETRSESSDFEVIPKRRRRRGSDTDSESEGGRESASDTGPSDREPSTKPSRPLRRELPGEVRSGPHKPGFGPPHIGERAGFRADDENRPKPGFLPKGEPSRRGRGGLYNRRGVARERGGPRSAPLRRPMSRESSSQWPSKPMETFRPEEMESAQRYDNPPNDRRPPKSEGKKFVDGPQSSRERPRRSRPARPPRQDKPPRFRRLKEREAAVIGSGETASSPPAHLPQVPAISARSAPISLSPTLSRAPGTPVTVSAEAAATMPAPDLPSTIEASLPETSSPTIAAVGTKSPDLSNQNSSDQANEEWETASESSDFNERREREERKGALEATNEAAAASAAAPTLPQGSLTPNKSPPEGGVTPKREVAPASKRSFSSQRPAERQNRRGNSGAKPVRGYTGGKGERRGGPKAGRKGPLAHQNSEAAASTAGGAAQRTSKEQTARRKDETKQVPKKPKENALSQFDLNNYASVVIIDDQPEVTTTEDPQSSTNDDGFTEVVSRKQQKRLQDEEKRKKEEQTPQNWGKKGSGEKSRGGGGKLPPRFAKKQSSQQQQQQHHQHQQQAAQPAAASIPQAQQQPTIAAPQHPHLPPTQPAASPQTLEGTVAPLPTIPPAAVDFTSKNLPPVPTQTHITLGTELWDNKVAGSTVLSDVKKLGPISPPQPPSVSAWNKPLTSFTGTVSSEGVKPGAEGSVELAIDSIQFGAPSSAGSTDSDGVPALMEMGSENKLPAPKEQRQKQPRAGPIKTQKLPEMEPVETKEYKPGPIGKERSLKNRKAKDARGVDGEGMEGGVPGGGVSRATEPSPPNSDTGVPELGDIEGMITVPSAEFISSSKESVTDYTAPSSSLADSVPTGVNKIEESLVTNVALPHSLPIPRRETLQQSSSLSTVSPATVDLTLKMESARKAWENSPSLEKNSAVTSSSSPITSCASSYSSFSSASMPQIPVASVTPSTSLTGSGTYTTSSLSTKTTTASDPPNICKVKPQQLQGASLCSSSSSSSFSQLGCVPALLPQQQSPQVYVSQSAAGSAAQIPAFYMDTSHLFSTPHPRLAPPSLAQQQGFQPGLSQPTAVQQIPIPMYAPLQGQPQHQHQHQHQHQHQHQHQHAHQHAHQHTHQPQLGLGAGPPVSQPQDLFSSSLQPYRSQQAFMQNSLSQASMMLSGPSLHSYASVQAPDMGKPQSSLTYQQQSSTQHIPILFEPQLNQPSGMGGSQLIDTHLLQARQGMNQHSNMYSGQVQQHGQSSYYSNTQSPSSAMQQVTVPHPGSQMSMSNFGSGGGQPLLALPPTPPQAQPPNINRQPQVSQAYRSIMGPSHNMMPPPTSKMDMDLKLFSSGMDVKPGTPPGARSTTPNSSHYRASSTSPSSQSSKINSILYQKQFQPNSAGMRMAQHFPGQFNPQMLSQPNIVSPLVRPPHANSFAGGVQRSPMGPPMSSNVGGGLMPHPRPQYPQHSQHLSRGPPGPSIIPRGAHGSLKAEQDLKAKQRAEVLQSTQKFFAEQQQLKATQASKAARLDQGGIPSLDTSAQNHQAGGERPDSDKPPISTAKPIRTGPIKPQAIKPEEGK; translated from the exons ATGTCCGAGAAGTCAGGGCAGAGTACAAAGGCAAAGGATGGCAAAACAAAGTATGCAACCCTTAACCTCTTCAATACCTACAAGGGCAAATCTCTGGAAACCCAGAAGACTGCAG TGGCTGCCAGACATGGGCTCCAGAGTTTGGGCAAGGTGGCTTCCAGTCGGCGCATGCCCCCTCCAGCCAACCTGCCCAGCCTGAAGGCAGAGAACAAGGGAAACGACCCCAACGTCAATATTGTCCCCAAAGACGGTAGTGGCTGGGCGTCCCGCAACGAGGCAGAGGGGGAGAG GCAACAGGATACGCCCCCACCGCAGATCAAACCAGTTGTGGTCCCGCCACCGGAGCTGCCTGTTGTGGGCAGCCGGTCCTGGGCCAACAGCAAGCAGACACAGCTTGACG GAGCTCCTCGTGTGAGCAGCCAGTTTCAACACGAGTTTCCCAGCTTGCAAGCAGCTGGTGAGGCGGAGAAAGGGGACAGTCAAGAAGAGGAGCCTTATGGACCTGGCCCCAGCCTCAGACCTCAAA ATGTTGGCAGTTGGAGGGAGGGCGGAGGCAGGAATTTGACCACTGCTCCCAGCCCTCCTGAGATGGATAACAGGGTTCCAGAGGAGGGAAGTACAAGCCTTGATACCACCACACCACCTGTAGAAGCTGACGACCCCGGCCGAGATGTGACCGCTGACAGTCAGAGGGAAAAGCTTCCCCCAACTGGGCCTCCTCAGCCTAAACTTAATGGGGGGCAGCAACCTCCTGCTGGGGTGCCAACTCAATTCGATCCTGCTTTCAGGAGCATGATGCCACCCTAT atGTTCCACGCTTATCCTCAATTGTCTGCAAGCACCGGGCAAGCAAACGTCAGATACCCTGTACCACAAGATGGAGCAAA GTCTCTCAGAGGTGCCCGTTCAGCACGACCCCAGCAGGCCCCGACTCAGGCCTGGCGCCTAGACCCAGACAGGCCCGCAATCATCAGTGCATCAGAACTGAAGGAGCTGGACATCTTGGACGCTGATACAGATGAGGGCTGGGCAG GAGCTCAGATGGAGGTGGACTACACAGAGAAACTAAACTTCAGTGATGATGAGGAAAACCAAGCTGctaaagaaaaaggagagaacTG GGGTTTGATGGGGAAAGTTGAACGTATAAGACCTCGGCCAAAAGAAGGTCATGAGGGGTCTGAAGACCGTGGGGGCAACAAGACCTCACGGGCTGACAACGTAGATCCAAGAGCGCCATCACCTGGCAGTATGGGGCAGTACAGTAAATCAACTGCTTCACAAGACTACCAG GGTGGGAGTCGTTCTGTCAGTGGAGCAGCTCCACGGGGGAACAAGCCACAGACTGCATCAGCACCTGGTCCCGATGAGGACCCTGAGGCCTGGAGACAGAAGCGCAAGAAGCCTTCTGAAGTTTCTGAAGCTGTAGAACGGGCAAGGCGTaggagagatgaagaagagcGGCGGATGGATGAACAGAGGCTTGCGGCCTGTGCAGAAAAACTTAAACGTCTCAATGAAAAACACCGCCAGGCAACTGAGGGCAAATCCTCCCCGGCTCAGTCCACCACCGATGAGGCAGAAGCTGCCCCTGAGATTGCCCCCTTATCAGCTCCCGCTCCTGAACCCAGTCCTGTACCTTCGGTCCCAGTTTCACAATCGGAAGAACCAATGCAAGCTCCTCTCCCAGAGCAGGTGGATCAAGACATGGAGAGGATAGAGCCAGAATGTGAGAAAGTTGAACCAAGTGCCGAGGAGGAGGTTCACTTGCCTCCTCAGCTCAGCCCTCCCGTCCAGAGACCTGTGGTCGTTGCTCCAGAAcctgagagcgagggagagagctCTTTGGCTGAGGTCGGCCCCCTAATGGAGGAAGACCAGGATGACCGGACAACAGTGCCTATCCAAGACTATTTCAACATAGAGGACAACAGAG TGGATGAGCCCCACCTGTCTCTGCCTCACATGGACACACCAAGTTGTGACGATGTCTCAGTGGCACCCCCACAGCTggaaggagaagcagctgctgcTATGCGTCCATCTCTCACCTCAGGCTATTCCAAACAGTTTCAAAAATCTTTGCCACCCCGTTTCCTCAGACAGCAG gAGCAGATGAAGCAGCAACAATGGCAGCAACAGCAGAGTGGGGGCTCTGTGTCCCCATCAGGTGGTGGCGCTGTGCCAACTacgcagcaacaacaacaacagcgcTCCATGTATCAACCTATGGGCCCCCACCATCAGCACCTGGCCTCCATGGGCTTTGACCCCCGCTGGCTAATGATGCAGTCCTACATGGACCCTCGCATGATGTCAGGACGTCCTCCAATGGACATACCAACTAATATTCACCCTG GGCGACTGCCTCCAAAGCAGATTGTGCGCAGAGAGCCTGGTGAcaactccagctccagctcagaCTCCTTTGACCACTTGACCCGGCCAATTCGTGACCATGGCCTTGCCTCAGACTCACGGATGGTATGGGGATCGGACCCATACCCACAATCAGAGCCTTTACCTTCTGTTACTCCTCCAAAAGGACGCAATGATACCAACGAGCAGAG aATTGACTCTAGTCTGGATCTGGATAGAGCTCTCCCAGCTATATTCCCCCAGGAACATAGTGCATTGGACTCTCGTAAGAGTAACTTCTTCCGGGACCCTACAGAGTCCCTGTCAACATTTACCCAGGTCTCAGAGGACTTATCTGGGCCTCTAGACCTCCCTGTAGTCTCAGCTTTTGATTCTGAGGAACCAGGCCTACCGAGTGGGGAAGAAGTAGAGGCTCTTGGTCAAGCTATGCTCCAAAGGAGCGTCTCCCAGGGCTCCAGTAACTCCCTCAAGCTTGATGAGCCCAGGTTCGATGGGCTACCCGTGGGAACAAAGTCCCTAGAGCCACAGGACACAGGGGAAAGGGCTGAAGATAAGCCCCAAAATGAACTCTACTCCCAGGCTACAGTGACGAACCACAGGGCTACACCTCCTGCTGATGGATTACACAAACAAGAGAAGCTGCCTCTGCCACTCCCCAGCAAGCAGAAAGCTGAGCTGCGCTGGGGAGGGAGATCAGGGGCTGGACGCAGAGAAGGACCAGGTGGGGAGAGACCCCTCCGCAGGTCTGGGCCAATAAAGAAACCTGTCCTAAGGGACatgaaagaagagagggagcaaagagaagagagagagaagcgtcacgagagaggggagagaggggagagaggagagaggggagaaagaTCCAAAAAAGATCAGTCATCCAAGGCTCCtactgcagctgctgttttgtCTGAGGGATGCAGACCTCAGAGTGAAGCAAAGAGAGAATCTACAGAGCTTGAGGAAACATCGACTGGCCTTCAGAGAGTTAGAGACTCTCAGCCTTCATCGGGGCCTcctacttcttcttctcaggAAGATAAAGCAGACAAACCACCCAGCAATGACAAACATCCAGAACCCAAACTGCCTTCTAGAAAAGAGTCCAATCTTCCTCCGCGTGCCTATCGACGGGAGGACCGAGAGAGAGAACGTGACAGGGACAGGGTTAGGGACATGGTCAGGGACAGGGACATGGTCAGGGACAGGGACATGGTCAGGGACAGGGACATGgtcagggacagggacagggacatggACAAGGACATTGACAAggacagagatagagagtggCCTGCTGACTCAAATTTCAAAGGACGTGGCAGAGGGGAGTATTACGCTAGAGGACGCAGCTACCGAGGTACCTACAGTGGTCGCAACAGGGGGGGTCGTGGCAGGAGTCGAGCGGAGTACCCTTACAGAGAGCCCCGATCACGCTCTGATTTACCTGCAGTGGGAGGTGCTGCTGCCTTTCGCAATAGGGAAGAAAGTGAAACTCGCAGTGAAAGCTCAGACTTTGAGGTTATTCCAAAACGCAGACGACGACGGGGTTCAGATACAGATTCTGAAAGTGAAGGTGGAAGGGAGTCTGCTAGTGATACCGGACCCTCTGACCGCGAACCTAGCACCAAACCTAGCCGTCCACTGAGACGAGAACTCCCTGGCGAGGTCCGATCTGGGCCCCACAAGCCGGGCTTTGGACCTCCTCACATAGGAGAAAGGGCTGGATTCAGAGCAGATGATGAAAATAGGCCCAAGCCAGGATTCCTTCCTAAAGGAGAACCTTCTCGGCGAGGGAGAGGTGGGTTATACAATAGACGAGGTGTAGCAAGGGAACGTGGTGGCCCTCGCTCTGCCCCTCTTAGACGGCCAATGTCCAGAGAGTCCTCTTCACAGTGGCCCTCTAAACCCATGGAGACATTTAGGCCTGAAGAAATGGAGTCGGCCCAAAGATATGACAATCCTCCCAATGACCGGCGCCCACCTAAGTCTGAGGGGAAGAAATTTGTGGACGGACCACAGAGTAGCAGAGAGAGGCCTCGTAGATCCCGACCAGCACGCCCCCCCAGGCAAGATAAACCTCCCCGCTTCAGACGCTTGAAGGAGCGGGAGGCGGCCGTGATAGGTAGTGGAGAAACGGCCTCAAGTCCACCGGCCCATTTACCCCAAGTGCCTGCTATTTCTGCTAGGTCTGCCCCAATATCCCTTTCCCCAACCCTGTCTAGAGCTCCAGGAACCCCTGTTACTGTGtctgcagaagcagcagcaactATGCCTGCACCCGACCTGCCCTCTACTATAGAAGCGTCCTTACCTGAGACCAGCAGCCCCACAATCGCTGCGGTCGGTACCAAGTCCCCTGATCTGTCCAACCAGAACTCTTCAGATCAAGCCAATGAGGAATGGGAGACTGCTTCTGAAAGCAGCGACTTCAACGAAAGGAGAGAgcgagaagagaggaaaggagcaCTGGAGGCAACTAATGAAGCCGCCGCTGCCTCTGCTGCGGCACCCACACTTCCTCAGGGATCTTTGACCCCCAATAAAAGCCCACCTGAAGGAGGGGTGACTCCAAAACGTGAAGTTGCTCCTGCATCCAAGAGGAGTTTCTCCAGTCAGAGGCCGGCGGAGAGACAGAATCGTAGAGGCAACAGTGGAGCCAAACCAGTCCGGGGCTACACTGGGGGCAAAggggagagaaggggagggccCAAAGCAGGGCGCAAAGG CCCTCTAGCCCACCAGAACTCAGAGGCAGCAGCATCAACCGCTGGAGGAGCAGCCCAAAGAACTTCGAAAGAGCAGACTGCCCGTCGCAAAGATGAGACCAAACAGGTCCCCAAGAAGCCCAAGGAGAATGCTCTTTCTCAGTTTGATCTCAACAATTATGCCA GTGTTGTGATCATTGACGACCAACCAGAGGTCACCACCACAGAGGACCCTCAGTCCAGCACCAATGATGACGGCTTCACAGAGGTGGTCTCCCGGAAGCAACAAAAACGCCTTCAGGATGAGGAGAAACGGAAAAAGGAAGAGCAGACACCTCAG AACTGGGGTAAAAAGGGCTCTGGTGAGAAgagcagagggggaggaggaaagTTGCCACCAAGATTTGCTAAAAAACAATCAtcgcaacagcagcagcagcagcatcatcaacatcaacaacaagcCGCTCAGCCTGCTGCAGCGTCTATTCCCCAGGCCCAACAGCAGCCTACCATTGCTGCCCCCCAGCATCCTCACCTGCCGCCTACCCAGCCTGCTGCATCCCCTCAGACTCTGGAAGGAACGGTGGCTCCTCTGCCCACCATCCCCCCTGCTGCTGTGGACTTCACCTCCAAAAACCTTCCCCCCGTTCCCACCCAGACGCACATTACTCTGGGTACAGAGCTGTGGGACAACAAGGTTGCGGGCTCCACTGTCCTTTCTGATGTGAAGAAGC TTGGTCCAATCAGCCCTCCTCAGCCGCCTTCTGTGAGCGCCTGGAACAAACCTCTCACCTCCTTTACTGGCACTGTCTCTTCTGAG GGTGTGAAGCCAGGAGCTGAGGGCAGTGTAGAGTTGGCAATCGACAGTATTCAGTTTGGAGCACCATCATCTGCAGGCAGCACAGACAGTGATGGAGTTCCAGCGTTGATGGAGATGGGCTCTGAAAACAAACTCCCTGCTCCCAaagaacagagacagaaacaacctCGAGCTGGCCCAATCAAAACACAGAAG CTTCCTGAAATGGAACCAGTGGAAACCAAGGAATATAAGCCAGGTCCCATTGGTAAAGAGCGTTCTCTTAAGAACCGCAAGGCCAAAGACGCACGTGGAGTAGACGGCGAGGGCATGGAGGGAGGAGTTCCTGGAGGAGGCGTCAGCAGAGCCACAGAACCCAGTCCTCCCAACAGTGACACTGGCGTTCCAGAGCTGGGAGACATCGAGGGCATGATTACAGTCCCCTCAGCAGAGTTCATCAGTAGCTCTAAG GAATCTGTCACTGACTACaccgccccctcctcctcactggCTGACAGTGTTCCTACAGGAGTCAACAAAATAGAAGAAAGTTTGGTGACAAAT GTGGCACTGCCTCATTCGTTGCCCATTCCTAGGCGAGAGACCCTGCAGCAGAGCTCCAGCCTCAGCACTGTCTCACCTGCTACTGTTGACCTAACACTAAAG ATGGAATCTGCTCGTAAAGCTTGGGAGAACTCCCCGAGTCTGGAGAAGAATTCTGCggtcacctcctcttcatcccccaTCACGTCATGTGCATCCTCGTACTCTTCCTTCTCCTCGGCCTCCATGCCACAGATCCCTGTGGCTTCTGTTACTCCCAGCACTTCACTGACGG GATCTGGCACCTATACAACGTCATCGCTCAGCACCAAGACCACCACAGCTTCTGACCCCCCAAACATCTGCAAGGTGAAGCCCCAACAGTTGCAGGGTGCTAGTTTGTGCtccagcagcagtagcagcagcttctctcagCTGGGCTGCGTGCCTGCCCTCCTGCCCCAGCAGCAGAGCCCACAGGTGTACGTCTCCCAGTCTGCAGCAG GTTCTGCAGCTCAGATTCCAGCATTCTACATGGACACTAGTCACCTCTTCAGCACCCCCCACCCTCGCTTGGCTCCTCCCTCCCTGGCACAGCAGCAAGGCTTCCAGCCTGGACTCTCACAG CCAACAGCAGTGCAGCAGATTCCCATCCCCATGTATGCTCCACTGCAGGGTCAGCCCCAGCAccaacatcaacatcaacacCAACACCAACATCAACACCAACACCAACATGCGCACCAACACGCGCACCAACATACACACCAGCCCCAGCTAGGACTCGGCGCTGGACCTCCAGTGTCCCAGCCACAAGATCTGTTCAGCTCCTCGCTGCAGCCTTACAG GTCTCAGCAGGCATTCATGCAGAACAGCCTGTCACAGGCCTCCATGATGCTGTCAGGACCATCCCTGCACAGCTACGCCAGCGTGCAAGCACCTGACATGGGCAAGCCTCAGTCCAGCCTAACCTATCAGCAGCAGTCATCCACTCAGCACATTCCCATTCTGTTTGAGCCGCAGCTCAACCAGCCCTCTGGCATGGGAGGCTCCCAGCTCATTGACACACACCTGCTGCAG GCTCGACAGGGGATGAATCAGCATTCAAACATGTACTCGGGGCAGGTGCAACAACATGGCCAGAGTAGCTACTACAGCAACACTCAGTCGCCCAGTTCAGCAATGCAACAG GTGACGGTCCCTCACCCTGGTTCCCAAATGTCTATGTCGAACTTTGGCTCGGGCGGAGGCCAACCCCTCCTGGCACTGCCCCCCACGCCGCCTCAGGCCCAGCCCCCCAACATCAACCGACAGCCTCAAGTGTCCCAGGCGTACCGCAGCATCATGGGCCCCAGCCACAACATGATGCCGCCACCCACCAGCAAG ATGGACATGGATCTTAAACTCTTTAGCAGTGGGATGGACGTGAAGCCTGGAACTCCCCCTGGAGCCAGGAGCACAACACCCAACTCCAGTCATTACAG GGCCAGCTCCACCTCTCCTAGCAGCCAGTCCAGTAAGATTAACAGCATATTGTACCAGAAGCAGTTTCAGCCCAACTCTGCCGGGATGAGGATGGCGCAGCATTTCCCTGGACAGTTCAACCCTCAG ATGCTCTCCCAGCCCAACATTGTTTCTCCTCTGGTTCGACCTCCTCACGCTAACTCATTTGCTGGGGGTGTTCAGCGTTCTCCCATGGGCCCTCCAATGTCGTCGAATGTGGGTGGTGGGCTAATGCCTCATCCCCGACCCCAGTATCCACAGCACAGCCAGCATCTTTCCCGAGGACCCCCTGGTCCCTCGATTATTCCAAGAGGCGCACATGGGTCTCTGAAGGCTGAACAGGACCTAAAG GCAAAGCAGCGGGCTGAGGTGCTCCAGTCCACTCAGAAGTTCTtcgcagagcagcagcagcttaagGCAACACAAGCCAGCAAAGCTGCTCGACTTGATCAGGGAGGAATACCCTCCCTGGACACCTCTGCCCAAAACCACCAGGCAGGAGGCGAACGCCCAGATTCTGACAAACCCCCCATCTCCACGGCCAAGCCCATAAGGACTGGCCCCATAAAACCGCAGGCCATCAAACCAGAAGAGGGCAAGTAA
- the LOC128448409 gene encoding flavin-containing monooxygenase 5: MSRRVAVIGGGSSGLTAIKSCLDEGLEPVCYESSDDIGGLWRFKENPEPDRASIYQSVIINTSKEMMCFSDFPIPAHYPNYMHNSLIMDYFRMYADHFQLTKHIRFNTRVLMVKQRSDFSHSGQWDVEIETKDGKRERHIFDAVMICIGHHCHPNLPLQDFPGIETFGGKYIHSRDYKSSEEWRNKKVVVVGIGNSGGDIAVELSRVSKQVYLSTRRGAWILNRVWDNGIPLDLFFNRVSTAIQNILPNSVVCGIGERRLNKRFDHSLYNLKPKHRLRSQHPTVNDELPNRILSGTVQVKPNISRFRGSTVEFDDGSIVEEVDQVVFATGYSFSFPFLASLVVSVSENKASLYKFVFPPELDRPTLAIIGLIQPLGAIMPISEMQCRWATRVFKGCAKLPSVAAMLNDVQCKQDTMAKRYVASQRHTIQVDYVNYMDELAEQVGVRPNFLKIMLTDPRLALNVLLGPCSPYQYRLRGPGKWAGAREAILTQWERVVKPMQTRPCDDHNPKRSYKWLLILSAAAAVGVAAYIQRSNLPAFLQDPTALLDQIRAYLPVQ, from the exons ATGAGTCGTCGTGTGGCAGTGATCGGAGGAGGCAGCTCGGGTCTGACCGCCATCAAGAGCTGCCTGGACGAGGGGCTCGAACCTGTGTGCTATGAGAGCAGCGATGACATCGGTGGTCTCTGGAGGTTCAAG GAGAACCCGGAGCCAGACAGGGCCAGCATCTACCAATCTGTCATCATCAACACCTCCAAGGAGATGATGTGTTTCAGCGACTTTCCGATCCCTGCACACTACCCAAACTACATGCACAACTCGCTCATCATGGACTACTTTCGGATGTATGCTGATCACTTCCAGCTCACCAAGCACATACGCTTCAAT ACCCGAGTCTTGATGGTGAAGCAGCGATCCGACTTCTCTCACTCAGGCCAGTGGGATGTTGAGATAGAGACCAAGGACggcaaaagagagagacacattttTGACGCTGTGATGATCTGTATTGGACATCACTGCCACCCAAACCTGCCGCTCCAAGACTTCCCAG gCATTGAAACTTTCGGGGGAAAGTATATCCACAGTCGAGACTACAAGAGTTCAGAGGAGTGGAGGAATAAAAAGGTGGTAGTGGTTGGAATAGGAAACTCTGGCGGCGACATAGCAGTGGAGCTGAGCAGAGTCAGCAAACAG GTTTACCTGAGCACTCGAAGAGGAGCCTGGattctgaacagagtttggGACAATGGCATACCCCTTGATTTGTTCTTTAATAGGGTGTCTACAGCTATCCAGAACATTCTTCCCaacagtgttgtgtgtggtATTGGAGAGAGGAGGCTCAACAAAAGATTTGATCACAGTCTGTACAATCTGAAGCCAAAGCACAG GTTGAGGAGCCAACATCCCACAGTGAATGATGAGCTTCCCAACCGCATCCTGTCTGGGACGGTTCAGGTGAAACCCAACATCAGCAGATTTCGAGGATCCACTGTGGAGTTTGACGATGGGAGCATAGTGGAAGAAGTTGACCAGGTG GTGTTTGCCACAGGTTACAGCTTTTCCTTCCCGTTCCTGGCCTCACTTGTGGTCTCGGTGTCTGAGAACAAAGCATCTCTCTACAAGTTTGTGTTTCCCCCTGAGTTGGACCGTCCAACACTGGCCATCATAGGTCTGATACAGCCACTGGGAGCCATCATGCCCATCTCTGAGATGCAGTGCAGATGGGCCACACGTGTCTTTAAAG GTTGCGCCAAGCTTCCCTCAGTGGCAGCCATGCTAAACGATGTCCAGTGCAAACAGGACACCATGGCCAAAAG GTATGTGGCCAGTCAGAGACACACCATCCAGGTAGACTATGTCAATTACATGGATGAGTTAGCAGAACAGGTTGGAGTTCGGCCAAACTTCCTAAAGATAATGCTGACCGATCCCAGGCTGGCACTTAACGTGTTGCTCGGTCCGTGCTCGCCATACCAGTATCGTCTCAGAGGGCCAGGAAAGTGGGCCGGGGCCCGTGAGGCCATCCTCACGCAGTGGGAGAGAGTGGTTAAGCCCATGCAGACCAGACCTTGTGATGACCACAACCCCAAGAGGTCATACAAGTGGCTTCTGATtctgtcagctgctgctgctgtgggcgTGGCTGCGTACATTCAGAGGAGCAACCTTCCTGCTTTCCTACAAGATCCCACTGCACTGCTGGACCAGATCAGAGCGTACCTTCCTGTACAGTGA